ACAATAACACCTTATCTTACTCTTAAACAATATTCCCCTGGAATTTCAATATTCAATTCCTTAGCTACTCTAGATTCTTCTGGGTCAGTTATAATCAAAAGACCGCTCCAGTTATCGGAAGTAGGATTTCCACAACTAGGACAGTGATCTTTACTTGAAATCATTTTACAAACTGTACAAGCTTTCATTCTTTACCCTTCTTACTTTTTTGTTTTGCTTCTTCAATCCATTCAAATCTACCTAAATTGTTTTGCCTCATGGTGAGAGGAATTTTGGAATTCCTGGCGTTGTCAATGTTGTTGGTAGATTCGTCTTTAATAGAAACGCTAACTGCTCTAGCCCTTACCAAATCTCCAACGTCCAAAGTCTTGTTGGATTCCTTAGCAATTAAAGCTACCCTTTTAGCGTCATAATTAATATAATCATCAGTGACTTGTGAAACGTGTATAAGACCGTCCATAGGTCCAATTCTTACAAAAGCACCGTAATCAACTATATCAATTACTTCACCATCAAAGATTTCATGTTGCTCTGGTTTAAAGAAAATTGCTTCAAATTCAACATCGTGATAGGAAGCACCATCACCCATAATGAGTTTTCCTTCGCCAATAGCGACTATTGCATTAACACAAATAAGTAAACCAAGTTTCTTATCTAAACGACCTTCGTAAGTTTCGTTTAAAGTCTGAATAGCAACTTCTTCGAGAGGATTTTCAAACCTATAAGGTGGTATTCTTACAGTATCTTTAATTATTGTTTTGTAATACAAAATAATCCCTCATTTTTTTAATAAGTTAATTAATATTATATTTTACCATCAACAGCAATATATTTTTTTTGTCTTAAATATACAATTGTTATTCCTTTATTTTTTGCACGATTTTTCAATTCGGTATCGTTTGTAGCTAATACTTCTGAAACTCTAAGTAACGCATCATCCACAGTTTCATTTTCCAGTAATGAAATATCCTTTATTTCAACTTTTGAAGAATTAGCTAATTTCAAGGCCAAATTTGCATTTAACCTTGTTTTTCCCTTATTATTTTTTTTCAAACCCTTCAATTCATTGATAACAAAGCTTGGAGTTGTTAATTTATAAGAAGGTAATGTGTTTTCAAGTTCAGTGATGATGTCAACATTGAACTGAAAAGGAACCATAAAAAAATTGGTATCAATCACAACTTCTTTAGAGTCCATATTTACCTCTATTTAATAATACCATATCCAATTAATCTCCAACGAGCACCGACTCTACGACTTAAAGCAACTCTATCGCCCGGACTTGCGCAAACAGGCAATTTGAGAACAACTTCAACATCATTCTTTTTAGCGGAAGTGACAACACCTATTGTAGTTGTGGTACCGCAGTTGATCATTAAAGGTTCTTTGATCTTAATTGGAGCTACTTCACGTTCTTCCTTGGTACCTACCACACGGTCAAGTAAATTAGCTTCCATTGTGAAGCCGTCCAGGACATCAGGCAAAGTATCCTCTTCACCTGCAACAGTACCTGATAGGGAATCTGACTTGGTTAGGGATGGATCCAATTTTGTTGCAATACCAACAAGACCTCCCGGTCCGATTTCCTTAACTTGCTTACCGTTAGCTTCAAGACCAATGATTTCAGACTTTAAGGTGACCCTTTTACCGTTGTTGGTCGGACCAGGCCTGATTTCAATGGTATCGCCAAGCTTGAATTTACCTTGAACTAATGTACCACCGATTACCCCGCCTTTGATTTTATCCGCACCGGAACCAGGTTTGTTGATATCGAATGATCTTGCAACATGCATCAATGCGGTATCATCGACATTCCTTTCCGGAGGTTGGATTTGTTTAAGCATGGTTTCGATTAAGATGTCTACATTAGCACCTTGTTGAGCAGATACAGGTATTATTAAAGCGTCTTCTGCACAAGTGCCTTTAACAAATTCCTTGATTTCATTATAACTTTCAATAGCTCTTTCTTTTGAAACAATGTCAATTTTATTTTGAACTACTATAACATCCTTAACGCCGATTACGTCAAGCGCCATGAGATGTTCTTTTGTTTGTGGTTGTGGACAAGACTCATTTGC
The window above is part of the Methanobrevibacter thaueri genome. Proteins encoded here:
- a CDS encoding translation initiation factor IF-2 subunit gamma is translated as MNVQSDVNIGLVGHVDHGKTTLTKALSGIWTDTHSEETKRGISIRLGYADIEFRKCPECDEPECYTTSEKCEHCGSETELIRKVSFVDAPGHETLMATMLSGAAIMDGAVLVIAANESCPQPQTKEHLMALDVIGVKDVIVVQNKIDIVSKERAIESYNEIKEFVKGTCAEDALIIPVSAQQGANVDILIETMLKQIQPPERNVDDTALMHVARSFDINKPGSGADKIKGGVIGGTLVQGKFKLGDTIEIRPGPTNNGKRVTLKSEIIGLEANGKQVKEIGPGGLVGIATKLDPSLTKSDSLSGTVAGEEDTLPDVLDGFTMEANLLDRVVGTKEEREVAPIKIKEPLMINCGTTTTIGVVTSAKKNDVEVVLKLPVCASPGDRVALSRRVGARWRLIGYGIIK
- a CDS encoding DNA-directed RNA polymerase; protein product: MYYKTIIKDTVRIPPYRFENPLEEVAIQTLNETYEGRLDKKLGLLICVNAIVAIGEGKLIMGDGASYHDVEFEAIFFKPEQHEIFDGEVIDIVDYGAFVRIGPMDGLIHVSQVTDDYINYDAKRVALIAKESNKTLDVGDLVRARAVSVSIKDESTNNIDNARNSKIPLTMRQNNLGRFEWIEEAKQKSKKGKE
- the spt4 gene encoding transcription elongation factor subunit Spt4, with translation MKACTVCKMISSKDHCPSCGNPTSDNWSGLLIITDPEESRVAKELNIEIPGEYCLRVR
- a CDS encoding type II toxin-antitoxin system VapC family toxin, whose translation is MDSKEVVIDTNFFMVPFQFNVDIITELENTLPSYKLTTPSFVINELKGLKKNNKGKTRLNANLALKLANSSKVEIKDISLLENETVDDALLRVSEVLATNDTELKNRAKNKGITIVYLRQKKYIAVDGKI